TGCATGACGAGCCCCCACAGCTCTAACTTCCATACAGTGAACCAAGTGAACATTTCATACCCATTCATAGACTGTGTGCACCATGAAATTAAGCATTCATGGTCTTTAAAGGTTAACATATGGCTCATTCTTGTTATTTTATCCTTTCTATATCTTCTAAATTATACTATGCAATACATTATCATGTCCCAAACACTTCACCACCTTCATGTGGGTCCATACAGACCTCAGGACTACCTGAATCATGCAATTAGGATTGTAACTTgcccaaataattttttagatgtTTCGGGGCTTTATGCCACCTAGTACTGAATGAGTCTCAACCTAAACATACCCAGTCCTCTACTTGATTTCAGCCAGTTTTGATCCTCTTCAGAACCACGAGAGAAGTTGGATTGTTGACTACCAGCTTGATTCTTCACTACCCTTGGTAGAATCTACCTATGTCCCAATGACAACAAGTCTACCTATAAGGCCTTTCCTGTTCCACTGTTATGGTAAACTTTTAAATAGATGAATTAGAATGGAGTTTTGAATAGCTTTTGTTGCGGGTTAAGGAAATGgagattttacaaaaaaaaaaaaaagtagggtGGGAGCAGCAATAGGGACTAAACCAGGATGAATagatgaagaagaggtggaCAGAGAAAGGAAGCGATTAAATATGTGTACATGTtgcataaatttaataaatatgctCAAGCTTGTCTTGGATATCTAGAGAATCAAATTACAGTCTTGCATATGTGACCCGTCTTAAAGCATTCATATGTCATATTGCACTCTCTCTATAATGTAGTTATTCAAATGATAGATTATTGACACGTAACTTATATTAGAAGATCTTGTGTTGGTATATTCCTTTAAGTATATAGAAGCTTATGCATCTATAAAGTAATTCTTAGCCATACCTAAAAAAAGATTAGTTGGTTTGTATCATCAAGACTGTCACCAGTCTCTTCTTTTTGAGATATGACCAAAAGTAACCAAATCATGTCTCTAGTTTCTGCGTACAACTTACTCCTGATTTGTGCTTTGTATCTTCCCTTTCCCGTGATAATGTAATTGTGCTTGAATGTGCTTTGCTACTGATGAAAGCATTTCTTTGTTTCAGAACTTTGTTGGCCTATCTGTATCTGATGGTTACATAGCAACTGGCTCAGAGACAAATGAGGTATCATTTATTACCGCAAAGTTGAATCTGTACTTGTGTACTTGAGTGCattttaaatgagttatgagCAATAATTGCACCGAAAATGTTTGTTTACATCATATTAAAGGGAATAGTTTACTAGAACTGGTTCCTTGAGCATCAAGATGCATGCGGCTGCAATTTTTGTTTAAAGTTCCAGATAGCTGTTTACAATAAAGGTACAGAAAGCAAGTATTTTATgctaaaaatacaaaatgacttatcatgaaatgattttttttaccaGAAGGCATACAATATGACCAGTCATGCTGAAATACAATATGGAAAAAGTACAAACTGGTCAAAACTCACTTCTATGAAATGGAATTCGGCACCCTCAACACTAGGTGTAATCTGCATGTTCTAGACAACACGTTGGGTTTTGAGTATGTTCACCTTGTGCCAATTACCACTTGTGCAATATGTTACCCGTCTTTATTTAGACATTTATAGATCTGTCTTTAGATTATACTGTGCATATACGGCATTGAGATGTGCACATGAATGGCATCACTAGCCCTAATCAAACAATTACATCCTTACATGTGTCCTTGTGATGGCTATCATTTATTTGCCTCAGACTGTTAGTTGGTACCGTAAGTTTATCTTTTGCACAAGTAGGTTCCTAGACAGTCTGCAAAAGATGTTCTCCTTGGCTTCAGGAGGAAAGCAAAGGATTTCAGTTTCTTTTTATGGCTCTAAGTTCACATAAATATTACAACCACACAAATATCTAAGGATTGCTTAGatcacaagtttcaaaagtttccttttttttcttaaatttcaagtGGTTTCACACTCCCTTGGCAATTCAAAGAACTGTTAAAGATTTGATGTTCAGTTGGAAGAgcaggagaaggagaagaagacgaAGGGTTTGGAATGTGGTTCCACTTGCATTAATGTGGGTAGGTTGGAGAGAGAGTAATAGGAGAGCTTTTGAAGGAGTAGAATCGAGTCTCCCTCAGTTGGGTAGTAGTCTCCGCtcccttattttcttttggtgTAAATAGGAAGTTCTTCGTTGTATAGATGATTGGATGGAGTTTGTAGAGAATCATATTTTGTAGAATCTTCACCTTTTAATTTGGTATATATACCCCATGTATACGGCCAGTTTAGCcatgtttatgaatgaaaataccTTTACttgatcaaaaaaaaatatttatgatctGATTCATGTATTGTTGAGCCTTCTGTTGATCCTTTGAAGAATGAAGCGCTCATTCTTCTTTGAAGtatatataaaactttaaaaGGAGATGAAGTAATATACTGGTACATCCCATAGCAGAATATCTAGTACTTAGATAATGCTCTAGATACCTTATGTGCGAAAAGCGTCAGTCCATATTATCGAGCCTCCAACTCCAAACCTTAACAATTTAACAGTCTGCCAACAGGAAGAAACTACTTTTTTATCCTGTATCTCGAGTAGTTCTGTTTGATCTGGTTCACTCCTCACATAATGTACACACAGAGAAGGGAAATTTGGTTCGAAAAGTTTGTGATTCTTCTGTAATCATTCCCCTCCCACATTTCCCACcgcaaaagaaataaataagtatGTGTAGTTCATCTTTGAATTGAGGCAGGTTTCTTTTGGAGTCCCCATCTTATAAGCATTTGAACATTATGTGTATGTTGCTCGGAATCTCCAAAAATGTTTCCGCACCCATATCTGATCCTCCAAtaatacactacttttggaggatcctACACGCACCCGTAATATTTTCGAAGAGTCCGAACAATATATTCCATAATCTAATGCCATTTCTGGTGATTATTAGTGCTGATTGCTGCTGACTTTTCCATTATTAATGTGTAATTGTTACACTCTGTCATGCTGCAGGTTGTCATTTACCACAAAGCTTTTCCCATGCCAGCATTGTCATTTAAATTTAACTGCACAGATCCGCTTTCTGGTGATGAAGTGGACGACAGTGCACAGTTCATCTCATCTGTGTGTTGGCGTGGTCAGTCCCCTTCTTTAGTTGCCGCAAATTCTATGGGAAATATCAAGCTCTTGGAGATGGTATAATGTGGTTTAATTCCATGAAGGTTGACTAGTTACTTCAAGATGAGGAAAGGTGTGAAGGAGAAGAGTTCGGTAAATGTCAACGAGGGAGTTAcatcaagatattgttgtagaAGAGATAAACTCGATACGATGCCATGGTAACAAGGAAGTTGCCATcaagaaacaaatatttttgtagTTAGTTCATAGCGGAAGCAACTCGATGGAAGCATGAGATTTTTCTCATTGTGGAACGTGCTGTAAATAGATATTGGTTAGGGGGTGTGGGAAGGAAGCGATGCAAGTGTTATTCTCTTTGTATATTCTGTAATTTTGAGGTCTAACGGAGATTTCAGGAATGTTATATGTTTGCCTGATGACAGTGAGTAGAAGAATACAAGCAGCGTCTTAGAATCCATGCTGTATCTCATTTAGCTCACACTGATCTGATCAGCTGCTAAACACGCGAGTACAAGGAGGCAGAGGTAACATTTCAGATTATTCACTTTCGAGTACATTCTGTCTAAGATATGTATGCTGTTCATAACCAGCCAACTTGTTTGACagaaaaaacatacaaaatcaTGAATACAAAGTTTCCATCGTTTCTGTGGGGAGATAGTGGCTAATGTGATATGTTTGAATCATTTTCTGTTTCTAGTCTGAGATTGTTTATTATGTTACCACTGTATATACCGTAGATGGACCTATCATTGCAGGTCATATTTACCTGACTCTGTGGAGAACTTGTACACTGCCGGTGCATAGAAGTTAAACTTTTGTTCTAATCAGTTGATGGTGGTGATCTTATCGTGTTATATTCTCATCTACTGGCCTGTTTATTCGACAAATGGCTGAGTTCATTGTCGATATATTTGTCTGGCTCTTTTAATGTTACATTTTTGTCCCCCCTGCTTTTGTGGATTAGCAAGCAAGGATGCAAATACAACAAAGATCTAACTACACTGGTTCTGACCATATTTAGCTGAAAATACTAGTTCACCAATAAGACGTCGAAGCCTTTGACCCCCTGGACCAGGCCTAAGTTTTGTTGGATTTCCAACTTTAGAACAAGGAGGATTTCCAGCACACCAACCACCAGGTGTGAAGCTACCATTACTCCTTTTAAGTAATTCCATATCAATCCTGTCTAAAACAGGATCATCTTGCTTGAACTTGCGCGCAAACGCTGCTCCACTTGCTATCATATTTGCAGTGTCATTGAGGGTAAGTGTATGTGGATGCTGTCTTGGAGGAACATCCCAAGAAATATAGTGCATGTCATGGTTGATAACAGTTGAAGTGAATTCTGGTGCATTGCATACAACAGTCTGAAAGTAGCCTTCTGGAGAGGACACGAAATTCGAGTAGTACAGAAGTAGGTTCCTAGGGAGATTATCCCATCCCCATATACAGTATTCCACAAATGCATGTGAAAGGATCATCCAAGCTGAACCTGTGGTCATGTTTGTAACATGCTTTAGAGTTTGAGTTTTATGCATCGATGTCGTACGTAGTATTTACACAATCAAATCACTTATAAGGTAAGTCAAAATACCAGTAAAGAGTTTAAAGGATGTGGGAACATGTCTTTTTGGTGTGACCCAAAATATATCAGACTTTGTGGTTTTGTACAACCCTGGGTCTATAATTAGTGGCATTGCCCTTTTGGCCCTgcaaaatgataataaaatatagGGAAAAAGGAGAAATATACCCGATCTATCGTAAATAGTATGTAGATACCATTCGTCATACTTTTTTGGGATATTGGTGCTCCTGTCATTCAAAAATTTGAGTGTATATGTCTTTCACTCTAAAGAAAGACTAAATAGGGGCACGTGACGCAATCTTATCCATTGATCTGATGTCAGGTtggtggataagattatgacacgtgtatgtcaattagtataaagggtatatgCTCTAGTCTTTGGATGGTAGGGGCACCAATGTCCCCAAAGTATGACGGAGGTACCtgcatattatttttgatagttCGAggatatatttatccttttttcctaaaatatataACGATATTAGAATTAAAGCTTGAATAGTGAATTATTCATAGCCACAAGAGAACTAACTTAAGACACATACTCTTTCCAACCTAGCTCACTTGTGTGCTCAATGAAATTGAAGTCTGATTTCAAATCAGAAAATGTATAGAGTAGATCTGCATAAAGAAGGAAAATCAGAGAAATCCAGTTCAAAAGTTTAAAGTTGTTAGAGAGAGCAATAACGATAACGTATATCAGTGTGATCATACAAGTAGAGTCTTAGAAGAACAGTCGAGTGTACATGGTCCTTAAAGTTTAAACGCCAGTGTTTGGACTTACAATCTATGCACTTTTAAAATACCTTTATTTATGTCACATACAAAATTCCCTCATATAAATCTAATTTAACAATTTATATAGATACAAAAACATAGTCAAACAAGATTAAAACTTTCAAGAAGAACACCGCGAATAGGGCGACCatcaacaaattaaattagTCTTTTAATCTACGtcacataatattatttttcgaCTAAAGAATTCAATTTCATTGAAATATAGCTCCGCCCTTCACTTAGGGtggaactaaaaaaaaaagaactaatcTAAAAAGTCATTCATTTAActgatttaatttaaaacagCTGGCAGATAAATCTGTCTGACTATTTGTGTGAACATCGATTTAACAGAATAAAAAAAGTGTACTAAAGGACTAGAGTACTAACCATCTTGAGTAACCAAAGGATAATCAGAAGCACTCAAATTGATAAACCAATCCCAATCTTTATGTTTCTCAAGTAGAATAGCACAAGCATGAAGTGTATTAGCAACCATAGTTGGTCCTCTATATGTAACCATATTTGCTTTACTAATCATATACACATTTCCAACTTGTGTAtaaatttcatcttttttcaATCTTAAAGCAAGTTCCAATCTCTCTTGTACATTTGACTCCAAGTCCAAATGAACAACATAGTAATTCCATGGATGATATATTGATCTCAAACACCTCCATAACTTTTCAAGATCACCCTTTGATCCAGAAATCAAGTAAGCGAATCGAGGTATCGAacgattattattattattattatattgaggtatttgattgatttttgaTTCAACAAAGTATGAATTactatgttgatgatttgtaaTAGTAATATAAGATGGGAATATTGAGAAGATTATTGAAGTAATTGtgtgaaaagggaaaataagAGTCATGTTGAAAGAAGTACCAAGaaggaaaaaacaaataataaaagttaTAGCTAGAGGATTTGCACATGTTTTCTCCATGTTCAAAGATACCATTGTTGAACCTTGTCATGAGTTATTTATAAGAATCCTAAATAaatataaggtccaatataaaatattacgCTACATCgttacttaatatatatatatataaagaaaagccGTATATACAATATATCGACCTTGTATAAAACCGTATAATAATTGTATATGATTGACATTTGTATACAAATATAAGATGATTAAATCGACTAACAAACTTACTTGACATTAATATTTTCTCACAATATTCCCCTTTTTATATAATAACTAAAAGTTCTCTAATTTTCTAGTAGAATTGTTCAATCAAAAGCCAAAGGTGAAAAGTTTAGTAAAGTTTTTTCACACAATTTTTTCGTGGTTGCTTAGTAAATGatcttcttttatatttctaaatatccCTTTCGAACATGTTGAGAATTTAcgagaaaatattaaattatgatataacatttttgtatatgttaaaatgataatcTAATATTTTGTTAGTCCCAAAAACTATATTTACACAACTTTTAGAATTAAAgataaaatctaaataataatctaaaaaaagggaatatttattcttgataacaagtttttgcaaaatatttaaaataaataaatttgaaaagatctttttaatttttaattacagTATATTTAAGATAtcatttgatatttattaaGTACTT
This portion of the Solanum pennellii chromosome 12, SPENNV200 genome encodes:
- the LOC107007181 gene encoding beta-glucuronosyltransferase GlcAT14A-like; the protein is MVSLNMEKTCANPLAITFIICFFLLGTSFNMTLIFPFHTITSIIFSIFPSYITITNHQHSNSYFVESKINQIPQYNNNNNNRSIPRFAYLISGSKGDLEKLWRCLRSIYHPWNYYVVHLDLESNVQERLELALRLKKDEIYTQVGNVYMISKANMVTYRGPTMVANTLHACAILLEKHKDWDWFINLSASDYPLVTQDDLLYTFSDLKSDFNFIEHTSELGWKEAKRAMPLIIDPGLYKTTKSDIFWVTPKRHVPTSFKLFTGSAWMILSHAFVEYCIWGWDNLPRNLLLYYSNFVSSPEGYFQTVVCNAPEFTSTVINHDMHYISWDVPPRQHPHTLTLNDTANMIASGAAFARKFKQDDPVLDRIDMELLKRSNGSFTPGGWCAGNPPCSKVGNPTKLRPGPGGQRLRRLIGELVFSAKYGQNQCS